CCCGTTTGCTCCAAGACGGCAGAAGGAAATAGCGGGCTTTCCCTCAACCAGAGCTTCACCGGATCATCACACCGGTCTTTCGGAATTCTGTTGATGAAACGCAATCCAATCCTTCGAAGCCCGCGAATATCGAGGACTTCGCCCAAGGTCTTCCATGCAAAATGAATGTCATTGAGGAATTTGCTCCACCCTGGATACGGTTGAAGTTCATTCACACTCAAAACGCCTTGGGAAAGCAGGAGAAGATGCGGTCGCTTTTTATGCTTCAGCATCATCCGCAATCGGGGGACCTTGATTTCCTGAACTTCCCCGCCTTTGCCGATCTTGGCGCCCATCGCCAGGATCTGCTGAGGCTCCATCCGTGGAAAATCCTTCTGGACCTTGTTGAAGAAAGCTCCACACCAATGGAGATGGTCCTCCGGAGCTACCGGGGAGTCAAAATGAAGCTCGCAGAGAGTTTCAACCAACGTTGGTTGGGGATAAGACGGATGAGCATCCTTCTCTTTCTTCATCGTTCCTCCGTAGCGGGATGATACATGATTTCTTCAAGCCAAGATACTCGTTCTTCAACGGGTTGTCGTTTTTAAGTTTGTTCCATTGTTCATACGATTTACGATATATTCCCAGTCGTTGGCGGGAATCTGCTTGATGCCGGCGCGGAAAAAGACGGACCAGTAGAGTTTGTTCGTGATGAACCGGAGATCGTCGACCATTTCCTTGATGTCGGCCTCGCGGTTCTTTCCGAGAAGTTTTGCCTTGAAATCGAACCGATCCGGGAAGATGCCGTCGGCTTTGAAAATGCGGCTGTCGTCCATGTAATAATCGCTGGTCGCCTCGCCCAGGGCGATGAACCGACATTCGCCCGTCACATAGCAGGCGATTTTATCTCCGGCTTTCACCTTCCCGATGGCGATTTTCCGATCCTTCCCGAACGTGCCGATCTTGATGCAATGCTCCATATCCGGCCGTGGGAGAGCGATAATCCAGTAGTTCATCCCGAACCTCCTCTACAGCGATTCGAGCAAGAGTAACCCAATCTCAGCCCCAAAACAACGCCCCTCTCACATCCGCCAGAGGTCCTCTGCCGGACAGATATATTACATAATATTCACGGTAATTTGAGGTGCTTGGCTATTCAGCGTCGATTCGGATATCGGCCTTTGCCATATCCTGAGCACGTTGGAACAGTCGCTCCCAACCTGGAAGTTGGCCACCAGCGAGGTCATCGTGAAATTTCCGGATGGCCGGCTTCATCTTCTCCAGCTCGTCGCCGCCGAACCTGGGGGACAGCTCGATCGGAACCAGGCGCATTTCCTTCGCGCCCAAACCATGGTTCCGTATCGCGAACGTGATCTCTTCGCCGTCGTCCGTCGCCTCTGTGTATTCGACGAAATGAAACTGAAACTCATCGAAGAACGGATCGGGAGAAAAGAGGGGCTCTCCCCATACAACACCACCAGGGATAAGGCTCATCTTCCCGACCAGGAAGCCCAGGACATCTTCGCCCGTATAGATATCCAATACGGCGCCATCCAGCACGATCTCATCGATCCGCCGTTGAAGAGTCGACCGTTGCGTCATATCGCTGGCTCTACGAGGCCTTTTTCACCAGAACAACACGGACAACATCGGGCCGTGCGTGCGCCACTGGCGGTCAGGCAGCCAGGGCTTTCAAAACCGCCTTCGGGTTCGCAGAAACGACCTTCAGAAGTGCCCGTGCCGGCCCAATGGGATGGCGCCGCCCCTGCTCCCAGTTTCGGAGGGTGGCGACACTCACGCCGATCATCGCGGCGAATTCAGGCTGAGATTTATGAAGGTCCTCGCGAAGCTTCTTGATGTCGAGGGGAGTGACGTCGAAACGCCGGCTTGGAGCCTCTTCGCCGCGGTTGATCTTCCCGGCCTGCTTGATGCTCGTCACCAGCCGGCCGAACAGTTCCTTTTTCATTTCAGCTCCCCTTTCACCAGGCGTTTGAGAATGGCCACCTGATCTGGCGTCAGATTCTCCTGGCGTGCTTTCTTGTAGAGCAACAGCAGATACACGATATCGCTGGAAACCGCCCAGTAATAATTTCTCGTATCCCACCGCGTTTTCCCTTGCCCAGCAACGACCATCGAACTTTCCGGAGCCCGCCCCCGCCCGGAATAAGGTCGCCGAGATCCGGATCAAGGCTCAAAACCTTCTGGAATTCGCCGTATTCTTCGTCGGAAAGGGTTTCCAGCACGTCTTCCGTAAATATCGGGGTTTCGATGAAGATCATACGTTATGATATACGCCATTGGCGTATGGTTGGCAAGAAAATCCGAGAAGGTCGTTACGCGGCCATCTTTAGCAGATGATGGCGGAGAACATCAGGCCGAGCGAGCGTCACAACGAGCAGAGAGCGAGCCTCACCGACACCTTTGTTCACGATCCTTGAACCCCCGAAGGCCGGCGCCCGGCAGGCCGGCCTCAGGAATCCATTGAGATGCGCATTCGCCGAGCGGTCTGTTCAGTTTGCTGCGATGCTCTTGATGTCTTCTTCCTTGATTTTCAAACTTCCATGCGCCGTCTCGATCGTATAAGCCCCGGAATTCATGCCGGTGATCCTGCCGACGAATCTGTCACCGTTGTTCAACGTAATCAGCTTGTGCCCATCCGGGACGACAACGCTCTCAGCAACCGCCGGCTCCGCCCTGGGAGCCCCATTTTCGCTGTGGGTGCCGTTCATCGCGACGGCGATATTGTCATCGACGAACGCAACGATCTGAGTACCGGCTTCGAGTGTGACGTTCGAACCGCGACAGAATGCCAAAGGCCACGCGACCAGGATCGCCCCCGCCGTCATCAGTCCCTTGTTTCCGCCACCAACCCTGTTCTTCTGCGCCCGGAGGGGAACCTTCTGGCCGTCGACTGCGAACGTGTAATCGACCGAAACGTCCAACGCCCCGCGGCGGCCCCAGGCTCCAGACGGCCTCGAATTCAGGATCGTACCGAAAGCCTCCGTCCCCTTCGCAATGACCAGATTCTTCGAATTGTCGTAGACATCTTCATCCACCTTGAAGTTGACGCGGTCGCCTTTCCTGGATGCCCCGGACCGAAGTCGATCCAGCAGGATCAGCTTCACCGAATCATTCGTGGTGAGAGCTCCGGAATCCGAACTCGGCTTCACCTCGGTCGGCTTTGCATGATTCCCAGAAGCCTGGCTCCTTTTTCCCGGATCTGCTTCACTCGCTCTTCGAGGGACATATTCGACGTCGTCGTCGACTCCGATGCCTTGTCGGGCGCGTTCGAGACAACGGAGTCCCCGGCAAATAACGGAAACACGGACATGTTCATCAGGAGATGAGTGGCACACATCTTTTTCATGTTGCTATAACCTTTCGTATATAAAATAATGCTGCGGGTGCTGTATTTGAACTTCCCGATCAATTCCGACGGAGAACATCCCTGATGTTTGCGTTGATGACTGGCTTCGTAGATACGGGCGGAATCAGGGCCACCATGTTCAGATTGTCGAGAACGCTGTTCGGAATGCCCAGGGGATTCGGCCCCGTGGCTTCGAGGTAGTAGTATTTCTTGCCCTGGTAGGTCCAGTAGACGCGGCCAGAGCCCATTTCCGCCTCAACGCTCGGGGGAACGGCCAGACCGAGACAAGCGTGCCCCTGACCGCCATTGGCTGCATGAAGAAGGACGAAGATGACGTCTCCTTCGAGGCGATAGAGCAATGAGCCCAGCAAAATGGCCCGATCCTCACAGTCACCCTTTCCAAAATAGAGGCCAACCCCCGGAAGAGCGACATACTCTTGATCGAAGTAGGTCTGCTGGTCATATTGATATTCAACACCGTTCGTCACCAGGTCTATAACATAGGATACGGGATTGTTTATGGCGCCGCTCCGGGAATTCTCAAGGATGAAATCCACAAGAGATTTCAACTCAGAATCAGCCGTGCAGGCATACTGGAATACCCGTGCATACGTGGTATCCGCATAACTTCCACCCACCGGAAATGGCGGATATACCTCATGGAGGCGGTCGTTCATCGCTTTCAGATATGAGACTCGGAGACCGTTCAGATTGAGCGTGAGAAAACCATCGTTTTTGAAAAGGCTCTCGTCGGCGCTCCACTGAAATGTCACCGTTTTATCAGCAAGAAGTCCCGATCGATTCGTGATGGTCGTCGTCTTCCCGTCAGCCTCGTAGATCGAGGTCAGGGTTCCGTTCGAAACCCGATGCCGGGCTTTGTACACAGTTCCCGAAGACGTCAGGGTATCGGTGATTTCTCCGGATACCAGTTCACCATCGGCAGCCCGGATCGTCACCGAGCCGTTTCTCGCATATGCGAAGGATCGCTCAACAATCGTATATGTTCCCTTTTCAGAAGCAGTAATGATCAGCTGGGAAGCTCCCAGCCAGTCGGTTTGCCCCGCCGGAAGAGCCAGCTCATACTTGACGGTGTAATTTGCATATTTGATCAACCCGTAATCGGTTTCCCCCGTCGCTTCGAGCTCACACTTTTTCGTGTCAGAGGTTGGGCCATCCTGCGTCTGCCCCGAGCCGTCGACATATCGGACGCGAATCGAGTTGAACCCATCGCCCTCGATGGCGCTGTAATCACTGTCTCCAGGATAATTCGTGGCTTCCAGCCGATACCAGCCATCACTTCCACGGGTGACCGTCGTATTTGCCCGGATGTACCGCATGGGCGCCTGTCTCGCTCGGCACGTCGCGCGAATGCTGTTCGTCGAGGGGGCGTTTTGCGCAAGAAGCCCGGCAACGATGCCGATCGTGATGATCTCATGGGGAATACTAGATGCCTGTATATAGTCCTCAGCGGTCAGACTCTGAGAAAGCGTCGTGAGGGGGTCCTGAGGCGTCACAGGTGCGACAGGGTTTCCGCCCCCTCCTCCGCCTCCGCCGCCACCGCACCCGGCAAGCAGCAGAAGGCCTCCGATGAGACAACCGGCAAATCCGATCTTTCGCTTTTTCATCATTCCTCCTGAATTCCCATCGGCAATTGTTTTCTGCCACCGACCGAGTTCATGCGCTTTGTTATATAACATCTCATTGAGTATTTCAAGAAATTATATATACCTCGACAGAACTTTCGTTTGACACTGAACGCATATATCTCCGGCCGAACCCGCTCCCAGCAGCGTTTTCAGGACTCGGAAGCAGGAAAGACCGACACAGAAATATTCTCACGGGTGATCGAGGCCGGAAGTTCCCGCCCCGGAGAGGAAGACGTCAGCCGTTAGGATTGTCCCGATCAGGATGACGAATCAGCCACGATTATCCAGCATTCCCTCGATAAAGAAGCGCTGCCCGAGGGGCAGATCAGCCGCCGGTGGCGATTCGAGCTTCTCAGACCGTTCAGCATCCTTAACCGGGCCGGCGCAGTGAAGGAATGGTCGCAGATATTTCATTCAGATGAACGAGAGCGACATGGCCGGCCTCTTCCATGGCTTTGTGGTGAGCCAGAAGCCGGGCGGCAATTTCGTTGAGGCAGCGGAGCGCCGCCGTCATTTTTTCGGCGGGTAACTCGACGGCAGTGCCGTTGCTCGTGGGGATCGAGCAGCCGAACAGAAGATGATATGCCGGTTCCCCCTGGGCGCCGCCGTGAAGGACGAGCGTCTTGAACGAACCGAGGGTTGCATGTGAAAGAGAGGCAGGCCATTTCCCGGACGTATTGGGATTCCCCGCGCTCCATAAGGCGTTGAGGTTGAGTTGATAGATTTCACACAATTCGATGATGCTCGTCGCGAGTCGGCCGGCCAACTCTTTCGCCGTCCCGGCCTGCTGCTTCGACTGCGGTTGCTTCTGCGATTTCGGTCTATGCAAAGGGCCCGTGACAGTCGGCCTGGGTGGCGTTTTGCTGACTGGAGCCGGGCGTGCGGCATTACCGACTGATCGCTCCTTGCCCTGTTTCTGGGGAGTGATGACTTTGGCGCCCGGAAGATGAACCGTTCGGCCTGACATGTTGATCAGCTTGAGTTCCGGCTTGAGATTTGTGTCAGGCCTGGTCAACGTGCCTGTCGGTATAACACCCGGCTTCGATGCAGACTGACTGGACTGCCCCTTGACCGGAGAAGTTCTGTTTTTGAGATAGGAACGAAGTTTTTCGATAAGCCTGGCTTCAGAAACCGGCATCCAGTCTTCTGAGGGTTCGAAGATCGCCCCACCTGGGGATGGCGTGGTGCCGGAAGCGTTCGTATAGATCATATCCAGCATCCGCATCAGGTAGAGCGTCTCATGCGACAGCTTTTTCTCGCTCACGAGGAGGCCGAATGAGCGCAGAATGGCTTCCCCCTCGGCCCGTATCTGGTACGTGATCTTGTTGTCGCTGCGACTTGTTTTGATGTAATAGCCCGGCGGAGATTTTCGCTCATACAGGATCGGCATGGCTGGTTTTTCCTCTGTGCCTCCGGAGCTATATCGAAGCCAGCCGGGAACGGGCGAATTCCACGGCTGAGGCAATGTGCTCGACGCCGTCGGCGACGTGCGTCATCACGCCTTTCAACGCATGGAGAGCCGGGACCAGATACTGGTCTGGAAGCGGTGAAATCCTCTTCTGGCCGACGATGACGACTTCCTGATCCGTGCAGAGGTGATAGGAGGGGAGCGTCGAATCAGAGAGATAGACGAGCAGACGCATCGTTTCCTGCCCATCGACATGCTGAAACCGGAGTGCAAACGTCTTGGCAAGCCTTGTCTCGAATGAATACTGTAGTATATTCGTAAATTTCGTATACTCCTGGAACTTGTGACATATTTGCTCTACGGTTCTTACAAGTGCATCAACACGCTGGCGGATATGCCCAAGCCGACTCCGAGTCTCCCGGGCATTTTTCACGGCCGACTCAAGAAGGCTCAAATTGTTACGAGCCTCATGCAGATGCCCGGGTTCCTCACAGCGGGAGGGTTCGGGAACGCCTTTCCTGCGCCTCAAGAGATGCGTGTGGAGCATATCGATCACCTCATGGATGTTTTTCAGCACCGTGCCGGAGAGTCTACTGGCAGACACGAATGAGGATTTGCCCACGCTGTTGTCGTCTACGGATAATCGGACTTCGATCGTATATTGTTTCCCAGACCGCGAAATTCTGGCAAAACCGCCCTTTGGGCCGCCGGAATACCAACCGGTCGTGAAATCGCCGTCGTTTGAGATCGCTTTGTGGAGGGCCGCCTTGGCCTCCTGGCTCCAGTCTGCAAGACCATTGCAGACCCTGACATCGGATTTGAATCCCTTCAGTTCTTTCATCGGGCCGTCGCCTGTGGAATAGATGAACTCAGTGAAATGCAATCGATATATACTTCTGAGAACATCATACCGCATCAGCCTTTAGCTGTAAAGCCCCTTTGGCGAGTGCGAATCATCCTGTTTCACATTGTATGCCTTGCGCTGTGAATCGGTTAGTGCTACAATTCGGCTGTATAAGAAATAGTTTATTTTATATAGTATCAACTTGGCTACATACCTTCACAAAATGCGCCGTATCACTCGTCTGATGTTGTCATCCCGCAGGAAAGAAAGAGGCTTTAGAGCGATGAAGCACCATTATAAAGGCAGGCATCGCGGTGGCGACTTTTGCTGAAGGGCTTCAATTCGGAAGCCTGATGGGGGGAAACTGTTTTGAAGGAGCACACGATGGAACGCTTTGACATCGACGACCTCTACGGGAAAATGGTCGATCCATGCCGCATGGGGCCTGAATGGCGGTTCGTGGCGATCAAAGGCGGCTTCGAGATCACCGGTCACATCGTTCGACGGAAGGCGCCGGACCGGGATGAGATGCTGGACATGGGCGTATTGAACTTCGGGGGCGGGCCGGGAATGCCGGTCGTCATTTACGCGAGGATCGAAACCGACGCTGAATTCCGCATCACCTCGATCTGCCTCGACGCCAATGCCACCTCCGGGCCCGCTCATGGCAGACCGATTCAATGCGCCGTCACCGACGATGACGAAGAACAGATCGCTGAAGAGATCGGACGATTTCTCGACGTTCCCAGGCTCGAGGGCGGGAAGGTGGTCGAAGAGCGGGATTGGCTCGAGAAGCACATGGAAACCTTCGACGCTCTTTCCGAAACCCCGGTCATGATCGAGGAGCGGCTGAATGCATACGTTGGCAGGGCCGTCAAGCTGAAAGAGGCCGCGGCGAACGGCTGGGAACTCCATGAGAACGGCTCCATCTGCTACGGCTGTCTGAAACTCTTCACGAACTGCTGTCACGGCTCATTCTGGGCGGCGATGATCCTCGAACTGGACGGAAAGAACGTCATCACCGCCGTCAAACCCGTTCTTTACGATGATCGCCCGCCGACGTTCGGAGACGTTCGGGAATACGGGCCCATGCCCTTTGGCGACGAATTCAACGCCAGACGCATGGACCGGGCGCTGGATGCCATCACGAGCAGGCCTTTCCGCGAGCGAACCGGAAAGAGCAACGTTGAAAATGAG
Above is a genomic segment from Candidatus Ozemobacteraceae bacterium containing:
- a CDS encoding TIGR04255 family protein, translating into MKKEKDAHPSYPQPTLVETLCELHFDSPVAPEDHLHWCGAFFNKVQKDFPRMEPQQILAMGAKIGKGGEVQEIKVPRLRMMLKHKKRPHLLLLSQGVLSVNELQPYPGWSKFLNDIHFAWKTLGEVLDIRGLRRIGLRFINRIPKDRCDDPVKLWLRESPLFPSAVLEQTGLFSSRFDHRPAPEFRQIVTLGGNSGIEDGQPCLIFDIDTILEKDLPWEWPVVREHLESMHERIWDAFSPACTDRYLKLLKGKTKS
- the nadS gene encoding NadS family protein, translating into MKKELFGRLVTSIKQAGKINRGEEAPSRRFDVTPLDIKKLREDLHKSQPEFAAMIGVSVATLRNWEQGRRHPIGPARALLKVVSANPKAVLKALAA
- a CDS encoding EVE domain-containing protein; the protein is MNYWIIALPRPDMEHCIKIGTFGKDRKIAIGKVKAGDKIACYVTGECRFIALGEATSDYYMDDSRIFKADGIFPDRFDFKAKLLGKNREADIKEMVDDLRFITNKLYWSVFFRAGIKQIPANDWEYIVNRMNNGTNLKTTTR